The Acetomicrobium thermoterrenum DSM 13490 genomic sequence GTAAGCGTCCCCGTCGACAAGGACGGCCCTATAGTCGAGGAAATGGAAAGGGTCTTATCTCAAAACAAGGTTAAACTCTTTTACACGATAGTGAACTTCCAAAATCCCTCGGGCTGTGTGACGACGGAGGAACGGAAGAAAAGGATGTTGGAGCTGGCCTCGCGGTACGGCTTTTTGATCATAGAAGACGATCCCTACAGATACCTCAGGTATGAGGGGGAACACGAAGGGTCTTATATCGGCCTCGCCCAAGATGAGGATAGGGTCATATATCTTGGAAGTTTCTCGAAGATCATAGCGCCGGGCATAAGGTGCGGATATATGGTCGTATCCTCAAAGATCACATCTCAAATGGGAGAACTTGTGCTTGCGACGAAGCTGTCCCTTCCGGCATTTCTGCAGAGGGCGACCTGGGAGCTGTTGCGAAATATCGACATGAAAGCCCACCTTGCCAAGCTGGCCGATACCTACAGGACAAGAAGGGACGCTCTGCATCGCTTTTTGCAGGAAAAGGCGGTGCCTCAGGGCATGACCTACGACCTGCCCAAAGGAGGGTTTTTCATATGGGCCCGCGTGCCGTGGCTGAAGGACTGCTTCGACTTTGCCAAATTTGCGGTGCTTGAAGAAAAGGTAGGCGTCGTTCCGGGGGCTGCCTTTTATCCCGACGTCTTGACTGCCGACAGATCTACCTTGAGGCTTTCCTTCGCGAAGGTCCCACCGGAAACTGCCGAAGAGGCGGGCGAAAGGCTTGGGAGGGCTTTGGCCAGATATAAGGAAACCGGATAAAAAGACAAGGACACGAAGTTGGCCCCAAAGCATATGCTCGGCTTTGGGGCCAACTTTTTCAGTTTAAGAAACAGGATGCCATACCTATATTTCAACTACCTGAGATGCCTGTAAGCCTGCCCGCGTGGTCGTACGGCTAATACAATTACCGCATTAGTGGAGTTATCTATTGTATAAAGTATCCGCCACCCGCCGACGCGGGACGAGCGCAACCCTTCCATATCCGTCAACGGCTTGCTCAACCGTGGATCGAGCGGATCATCGGACAGTTCGTGCAGCCGACTGCGGATACGTTTTTCAAGTTTGGAGTCCATGCGGTCTAAAGTTTTTACGGCTTCACGGGAGAGCCTTACTTCATAATTCACAGTCTTTTATCTTGCTCGTACTCTTTCAGCGTCACATATCTGCCGGCTTTGATGTCTTCCAGGCCGCGCTTTACAGCTTCCAGGTCATCCCTGCTCAACTTCTCTTCATCGTCATTGCTTGTCTTTAAAAATGCCTTTAGGTCGCTTTCTCTGATCCGCCACACGCTGCCCACTTTGATTCCTTTTAATTTTCCCTGCCAAAGCCATTTTTTTATCGTCACAGGCGAAAGCGAAAGGATTTCGGCCGCATCCTTGGGCGTAAGTAGCTTTTCCATTTCTATCACTTCCTAACGGTTCCTATTTGTTATTAATAATTGCTATTCCTGTCTACGGCAATATGATACCACATATTAAATTCTATATCATCTTTTTTCATATCAATACGAACAATCAAACTGGACCGACCTCGGACGTCTAATTTAACATTTGTGCATTTTAGTGTAAAATTATATGCGTAACTCTGTCTTGATCACAAAAATGAAAAGGGGGAGAGCACATTGAGAGTAACCCTAACAGCGATCAAGGCCGACATAGGAAGCATTGGAGGGCACATTCGCCCCAGTGTTTCGCTGCTCAAGGAGGTGGAAAGGTCGCTTCAACCTCATCTGGGCAGTGATTTCATCGATTTCCGCCTTTCCTACACGGGAGACGACATCGCCATATTGATGACCCATACTCACGGCACGGACAACCCACTCATCCACCAGATAGCCTGGGACGCCTTCAAGGCTGCCGCCGACGTGGCAATGAAAGAGGGCCTCTATGGTGCGGGGCAGGACCTGCTTAAGGATGCCTTCTCCGGCAACATAAGGGGGCTTGGTCCCGGCATCGCCGAGATGGAGTTCGAGGAAAGAAAAAGCGAGCCTTTCCTGCTTTTTGCCGCCGACAAGACCGACCCCGGAGCCTTCAACCTGCCGCTTTACCTTGCCTTTTGCGATCCCATGTACTGCAGCGGGCTGCTTCTTTCGCCGAACATGTTCAAGGGGTTCAAGTTTGAGATCATGGACGTCTCATACACCGGGGGCGACAAAGTAATAGCTCTCGTCGCCCCCGAGGAGTTGTACGACATCGCGGCGCTGCTTCGGGATCCGGAGCGCTACGTGATAAAAGCTGTTTATTCAAGGACAACAGGGGAGATAGCGGCCGTCGCCAGCACCACAAGGCTTCACAACATAGCGGGCAAATACGTGGGAAAAGACGACCCCATCCTTTTGGTCAGGGCCCAGGGCAGTTTTCCTGCCACGGGAGAGATTCTTGAGCCTTATGCGCTGGTACCTTACGTAGGCGGCTTCATGAGGGGCAGTCACCAGGGGCCTCTCATGCCCGTCAAGCAAAACAGCTCCGTGTCCTTCTTCGACGGCCCGCCAATCGTAAGCTGCACTGCCTACTGCGTCAAAGAGGGCAAGTTGTCCGAGGAAGCCGACGCCTTTGATCATCCCTTCTGGGATTACGTGAGGGAGATAGCCTCAAAAAAGGCAATAGAGCTGCGCAGGCAAGGATTTTACGGAAACGCCATGCTGCCCTACGGGGAACTCGAGTACGGCGGCATAGTCGAAAGGCTCAAGGCCTTGGAAGGCAAGTTCGAGATCAGGCATTAACTGCAATCCGGGCGGGAGAAAGTCTTCCGTCCGGATAATTTTAATCCATAAGAGGAGGAAAAGGGTTATGTCAAAGAAATCACGTCTGGACCTCATGAAGATGAAGGAAAAGGGCGAGCCCGTAGCATGGATAACGGCTTACGACTTTCCCACGGCATCCTTTGCCGAACAGGCAGGGATGGACATGATACTCGTAGGAGACAGCTTAGGGATGGTATTGCTGGGCTACAAGGGAACCGTACCTGTGACGATGGAAGAATGCATCACCTGCTGCAAGGCAGTGCGAAGAGGTGCTCCTAATACCTTTTGCATAGGCGATATGCCCTTTATGTCATACCAGATATCCGACGAAGACGCCGTGTATAACGCAGGAAGGTTTTTGAAGGAAGCCGACATGGACGCCGTGAAACTTGAAGGCGGAAGAAGGGTCATTACGAGGATAAAGGCCATTGCCGACGCAGGGATCTTGGTCATGGGACATATCGGTCTTACCCCGCAAAGCTCAGGAGTCCTTGGAGGATTTAAGGCACAGGGCAGAGACCCAAAAAGCGCCAGAGACCTAATAATGGACGCCCGAGCCATAGAGGAAGCCGGAGCTTTCGCCCTACTTCTTGAGGCGGTGCCGCCGGAACTGACGGAATTCATAACAAAAGACCTTTCCATACCCGTTTACTCCATAGGAGCAGGAGCTCCCTGCGACGGACAGCTTCTCATATGCGGAGACATGCTAGGGTTATTCCAGGCCTTCACTCCAAAGTTCGTAAAGAAGTACGCAAACGTCGCAGAAGTTGAGACAAATGCCTTCAAGAGATATATAGAGGACGTCAAGACGGGCAAATTCCCGGAGGATCAGCATTGCTACCACATACTGCCCGAGACGGCTGAGGAATATCAGAAGATGCTTGAAGAGCTAAAGAGAAAGTAAGGAGGGTTAAAGCCATGAGTTGCGGAGGAATTTTTTGTGAGGAGGCTTTAAGGAGCTTAAATTGCTATCTCGCCGACCCCAACAGCAAGCTGGTAAAGGACATATCGAACGTCATCAAGAAGTATGGATCCCCTTCGGAGATAAACGAAAGGGCCTGCGAGGCAAGAAAGGTGCCGAATTTGCTCCAGCGCTTGAGCAGGATCAACTCGCCCTACCTAAAGGACCTGGAATGGCTGATGGAACAAAAGGAAAAGAGGGCCTTCGTATCCCTAAGCGAGTTTCGGGCAAAGGTGTTGGGCGAAAAGGCCTCATCGATGCAGTTTGACGAGTCAACCGCCGTCACCCTTGAGATTAGCGCCCTTCAATACTTCCCCTGGTTCATAAGCGAGGCAAAAAGGGCTATAGAGAAGCGAGAGCTCATGCCCGGACGCTACATAAGGGTAAGGAACATGAAGGAACAGGAGCACGACAACGGAGACATCATGGCCGTCGCAGCCGCCGCCCAGATTGCAGGGGCGAGCTGGGTCGAGACCCTGGACACAAAGGGAACGGACGGATCCAACATACACTTGGGAGGGCCTGAGACCATAACGGGCTACTTCACGGGCGTGGGGCAGCCCAACGACCACCCTCTTCAGTGGGTGGACGAGTACCTTTACTACGCCACCAATTACGGAGTCCGTGAGGTCTTGAACATCAATCCCGGGTCGGTGCTGGCGGGGTTGATACTCTACAGGCTGGGAGTCGACATAAAATTCAAGATCTCAGTTTTCATGGGAACCGACAACCTTTATTACCTTTTTATCATATTCGCCCTTGCGAAGCTGCTTGCCCGAGAGGACGGATCCACTGCCCTGTCGGGGATAAATCTCGCAAATTCCGTAAACGTAAAGACCTTCCTAGACATGGCCAAGATGCGGAGGGATATGGGCCTTGAGGACAAGGTAAGGATAGAACATCACATAACGGAGGCCTACAAGAGCATCATTATACAGCCTTACTGCCGAAGAGACGACCTGCTTTTGGCAGTAGAGCACGGCATACCCAACATCTCAGCAAAACATGAGGGCGGCGACCCGGAAGACGAAGAAAAGCTCGATCATCCTTCCGACATACTCGACTATTTCAGGGCTAAAAGCGAAATCGAGGAAACAGGAGACTTTGAAAAGCTCGAACAAAACTACATTTACAAGCACATCGCCTTGAACCGCACGGCTGAAGAGCTCACCAAGAGAGGATTTTCCTTCGTAGCCGCCACGGGATTGCACTCAAGGTAATTTAAAAAGCGCTGCCTAACATAAAAGCCGTACCCTCCAAAGAGTACGGCTTTTATGTTAGGCATTTTGAGGTTTTATTTGGTCACCGCTTCGGTGGCAGGAATCGCCTTCGGTTCTGTCTCTGAAAAGCCCTTCACCAACACCGGAATGATGATAAGAGGAATGGCAAGCACCCCAAGGGTGCCGTAACCTTTGGCGATCAACGGGAGAAGGCCAAAAAGCGCAATACCCCACGTTACCGCCACATACACCAGTGAGGACATGATGTGCGTGGCTCTAGCTCCCTTAGCCGTAGCCTTGTCGCCTAAACGCTCCTGCAGCGCCACAACGATCCTTTTAGCTCCACCGTAAACACAGCTGACCCCCGTAGATATGACAGCCAAAAGTATGAGCCCCGATACTATTCCACCGGCTGCCCCCTCTCCGACGGAATGACGGGCTATGTAAATGATGGGAACCACTTCGTTGTTTATGGCAGGATAATGTGTCAATGCCCCCGCAGTTGCCAGCCATAAAATGACAGCATTTACGATAAAACCGTAAAGAGAAGCTCTAAAGACATCTTGTTTTGTTTTAAGCACATCGGCAACGGATACAAAAGCCCCTATGAGGCAAACCTGAAAGCCCGCATAGGTAATCGCTTTCCATACGGCTCCTCCCGCTCCCTTGGGAGAAGGGGCTTGAAGAATTACCTGTTTTAATAGCGGGAAATTTACCACAAGGTTAGTGGCATAAACTGCCACCATACCACCTATTATCAAAACGGCCATAACCGTCGCGGCGCGTCTTACCACCTCTGCGCCAAATATGGTAAGCAAAAGTATTAAAACCGCAATTATAATGGTGTTTAAAACATAGGGAGAGCCGAAAAGCTCCTTCAGAACCGACCCTCCCGTTGCAAAGGCTACGGATGTGGCAGTGAGTAGGATCAGGTTGTACATTATGGAGTTTGCCGTTCCAAAAACCGCACTATAACGTCCATAAAACTTCTTCCCCCAGGAATGATAGTCGAAAGCCCGATGAACGACCGAACCCTTCCAGGCGAAATAATAGACAAATGCCATTACCGTCAGGGCAATAAAGGGTGTGAAAATGGCATACCGGCCATATGATACGTAGAAATCAACCAATTGCCTGCCCGAAGAAAAACCACCGCCAAAATGTGTCGTAAACCATACAAAGGCCAACGAAAGCGCAGCAGCCCTCGTCCCCGTCCCCTTCGTCATATTTCATCACCTCTTACTCTTATCACTCAGAATAGTATTGCAGATGCTAAAACTATTTAAATCACTCAAAGAGCTTGCCAGGGTTTAAGATCCCGTTGGGATCGAAGGCCCTTTTTATCCCTCGCATCACCTCAAGCTTGCTTTTCGCCTCGTATTTCATGAAGGTATGTTTCTTTAAGAAACCGACGCCGTGCTCGCCACTTCCGACTCCTCCCAAGCTTATGGCCACGCCTATGAGCTCATCCACTATGTTCTCAACGAAGTCGGGCCATTCCTCAAGGGGGATGCGGTCAGGCTTGAAAAATAGCGGATGGATGTTTCCGTCGGCGATATGGCCTCCCAGGGCGATCGTAATGTCGTATTTCTTTGCTGCTTCTTCTACGGCCTTAACCATCTCCGATATCTTTGACATAGGCACGACCATGTCTCCGCTGAGGGAAGCGTTGGGATCCACAGCGCGTACGGCCTCTGCAAAGCTTTCCCTCACCTTCCAGATGTTTCGCGACTCCGTGCTGCTTTCAGCGGTGAAGACTTCCATGGCGCCGTGTTCCAGGCAGGTCTCGCCCACTTTTTCGATGTACATATCCAGCTGTTCGGGCGTCTGTCCCTCCACCTGGATTATGAGGAAGGCCTTCGCCTCATCCTGCATGGGAAATGTAGTGTTGTGGTACTGGGTGGCACATTTCGCGGAGAGCTGGTCCATGAACTCGCAGGCCATTAATACAACCCCAGCCCTTAAAATTGCAGCGACTGCCTCGACTGCCTCCTCTATGGAGGGGAAGGGCGCCAGAAAGGTGACGGTGTCTCCCGGTGCCGGCTCGAGGTTTAATATGGCCTTGGTGACCACTCCAAGCGTCCCCTCGGAGCCTATTATGGTCTGTAGCAGGTCGTAGCCCCAGGTCTGCTTTCTTATCCTACCGCCAAGCTCCAGGACGTCTCCCGTGGGAAGCACGACCTCGATTCCAAGGACGTGTCGCCTAGTGCTTCCGTATCGAATGACCTTGGCCCCGCCGGCATTGGTGGCGATGTTGCCTCCTATGAAGCTCGTCTCCGTGCTCATGGGGTATCCTGCGTACATGAGGCCTTCTTTGAGGACCATCTGGCATAAGTCGTTGGTGACCACGCCCGGCTCGACGACGGCAACTCGGTTTATCTTGTCTATCTCAAGCACTCTGTTCATCCTCTCAAGGGAGAGAACTATCCCGCCCTCTATGGGAATGGCGCCTCCGGCGATCCCGCTTCCCGCACCCCTTGCCGTAACGGGTATTCTTTCCCTGTTGGCCAACTTCATCACGCTAGATACCTGCTGAGTATTCTCAGGTTTTACCACCACATCCGGCATCCTGGCATAAACCTTGCCCGATTCATCGTAAGAATAAGCCTCAATGGCTAACTCATCTGTTGCTACGTTATCCGGTCCCGCAATATTCTTAAGCTCTGCAATAATTTCTGGTGTAACCTTGTTATAATTTTCTCCCAATGACACCACTCCCCTTCATCTTTATCATAATTTAGTTGCCGATTATAATACTTAATCGTCAATTTTTCCAGTGTTTCAAGAAATTGTAATTGTTTCATTAATGCGCCTTCTTTCTTAAAACAAACTTAAAACAAAACCCCTCCCTATCGGGAGGGGCAATAAAATCCATTTTCTCTTACTCTCGGTCTTCGTAAACTCCATATTGGGCCCAAGCTCTTTCGAGCTCCTGCAACCGCTTTGTAGTGAGCTCTCCTAAGTTATCGGCCACCTTTAAAAGAACTGCATTGACGAGTCCAACGGGTATTACAAAGGAATCGATGAAGGAAATATGAGAACAGGGCGCGTAGACCAAAATATCGGCATGGGGCGCAAGAGGGCTTAAGGGAGAATCCGTTATGGCAGCCGTCTTCTTTCCCAATTCACGTGCTAATGTCAAACACTGAACGGTCCCTTTCGTGTAGCGGGGAAAGCTTATTCCTATAAAGAGGCTATCGCCCCTTGCATTAATGACATTTTCCAGGAACATATCGGCATTCAGCACATGAGTTTCTGGGATAAACCAAGAAAGGTAGGCACTAAAGTAGTAGGCCAGCCCCTTAGCGCTTCTAAGCCCTACGATATTTATGCAAGATGACTCGCAAATTGCCCGGGCAAGGTCCTCTATTGGTCTGTCGTCCAGTGTAGCTAGGATATTTATTCCCTTTTGGAGATCCTGACGAATGACGCTTTGAATAAAGTTGTTTCCTTCGCCTACCGTCTGGTAAAGCTGATGCCTTTCCAAAGCCTTAAGCTGGTCCAACAACGATTCCTGCAAAGCCTCCCTGAACTCTGGGTAACCAGGGAAGCCCAGAGAAGAGGCAAATCTTATGACCGTGGCTTCGCTAACTCCAACGACTTTGCCCAATTCAGAGGCGGTAAGGCCAACGGCCTCGCGGGCATGCTCCAAGACATAAAGTGCCACCGCTTTCTGACCTCTGGGCAATTGTTCCATCTTGCTTTGAATTATTTCCCTTAGGGACAACCAATCATCTCTCCTTGTGACTAATATTAAAGCGGGGCATGGCGCTTATTATAATCGCATAATGCCCCGCCTTTTCGTTTTATAATTCTCCTATATTTTACTTCAAGCGTCGAACGACAATGGCAACTCCCTGGCCTCCGCCAATGCAGGCACTTGCAACTCCCAACTCCTTATCATGATTTCGCAAAGCGTAAAGTAAGGTAGTGAGTATCTTAGCCCCCGTAGCTCCGATGGGGTGTCCCAGAGCTATGGCACCCCCGTGGACGTTTAATTTTTCAATATCGAAGGGCATGACACGGTGACAGGCTATGACCTGAGCCGCAAAGGCCTCGTTGATTTCTATTAAATCCATATCATCAAGGGATAACCCCGCTCTTTCAAGCGCTTTCGGGATCGCCAAAGTGGGGGACAGGCCAAATCGCTCGGCTTCGAGCGCTACCGCCGCATATCCGATGATTTCGGCCATGGGCTCCAAACCGTTGGCCTTCGCAAAATCTTCATCTGCTATAACGAGGGCGCTTCCCGCATCGCACAAAGCGGAACTCGAACCGGCAGTGATGGTCCCTCCTTCTTTAAAGACGGGCGGAAGCTTGGCCAATGCTTCCATGCTCGTGTCAGGCCGGGGAATCTCATCCTTATCGATAACTATTTCGCCTTTCTTCCTGTCCTTATAAGACAGAGGAACGATCTCGTCCTTAAAAAGTCCTTCCTCCGTCGCTTTGCAGGCCTTTCTGTGGCTGTTTAAAGAAAATTCGTCCTGTTCTTCTCTCGTGATGTGAAATTCCTCAGCCAAACTTTCGGTGGCTTCTCCCATCAACATCCCCGCAAGGGGACATAAAAAACCGTCCTTTTGAAGCACGTCCAGGGCATTTTTATCTCCCATCCTCATGCCCCACCTGGCCTCCGGCAAAATATAGGGGACGTTGGAAGCGCTCTCCATCCCTCCTCCAACTATGACTTTAGCATCGCCCAAACGTATACGGTCGGCGCCGAGCATTATCGTCCTTATGCCCGATCCGCAACGAATGTTGACAGTGAAAGCAGGGATTTTTTGAGGTAACCCGGCTTTGAACATTGCAATCCTGGCCGGATTTGCCCCCACGCCGGCTTGCCAACCGTTACCCATTATAACTTCCTCTATATCCTCTATTGACACTCCGCTGCGCTTTACAGCCTCTTTGATAGCTACAGCTCCCAGATCCGAAGCCTCAAACCTTGATAATCCGCCGCCGAACTTGCCTCCTGCGGTCCTGCATGCGCTCAGTATAACTACCCTTTTCATGCCTTTTCCTCCTCCGTTCCTTGCATGGTGATGAGAGGATCAGCCACGGTAAAATCGGCCTCGGTAATTGCCCTGATTTCGTCAAGGGTCGTTTCGGGAGCGATCTCCAACAACTTCAATTGCCCTTTTTCTATCGAAAATACGGCATACTCGGTCACTATCAACTTGACCACACCTTTGGCAGTCAGGGGCAGGGTGCACTTTCTCAATATCTTGGCCTCACCCTTCTTGGTGGTATGCGTCGTGGCGATGATGACCCTGCGCGCTCCAACCACCAAGTCCATGGCACCACCCATGCCCGGCACGATTTTGCCGGGCACCATCCAGTTCGCAAGATCTCCTTCTTGGCTCACCTGGAGGGCGCCTAAAACCGTAGCATCCACATGCCCTCCTCGAATAAGACCAAAACTTAAATCGCTGGCTACGAAACAACCTCCGGGCAGTATGGTAAGCGGCCTGCCCCCTGCACCTATGAACCTGAGATCGGGTTTGTCCGGTGCCGGTCCTGCGCCAACAGCCCCATTTTCCGTTTGAAAGATAACCCGCACATCTTCGGGGATATAGTCGGAAACTAGAGTAGGTATTCCGATGCCCAGGTTCACAACATCTCCATCGTGAAATTCCCTAGCTATGCGGCGGGCTATCCTTTGTCTAACCATCTCTTCATTAAGTTCTATTGGCATAATAGTTATCCCCCTTTACGACTAATGCATCTATTAAAATTCCCGGGGTCACGATCTCATTGGGATCCAGCTCTCCCACTTCCAGCACGCTGTCCACTTCCGCTACCACATAATCGGCAGCGGTAGCCATTATGGGGTTGAAATTTCTGTTGGTACCAAAATATGTAAGGTTTCCCATTCTGTCGGCTTGATATGCTCTTATTAAGGCTACATTAGCCCTGAGAGGGAGCTCCAGAAGGTACTTCTTTCCATCTATCTCCAGGACCTGCTTTCCTTCCTCCACTACAGTGCCTACTCCCGTTGGAGTAAGTATGCCGCCTAAACCGAAGCCACCTGCTCTTATCCTCTCTACAAAAGTCCCCTGGGGACAGAGTTCCAGTTCCAGCTTCCCCTCCATGTAAAACTGCCCAGTCTTTTTGTTAAGTCCAACGTGGGAAGCAACGACCTTTTTTACCTGTCCATTCGCCACTAATTTTCCATGTCCCACATCTTCGTAAGCAGAGTCGTTTGCTATCAAGGTTAACTCCCCAACGCCGGACTCCACCAATGCGTCGACCAAAGTATAGGGAATGCCTCCGTAATTAAAACCACCTATTATTACGCTCATTCCTGGCTTAATGCATTTCACGGCCTCCGCCGCCGATAAGACAGGCTTTATTACCTTTTTAGCCAAAATATTGCACCTCCCTGCCCCAATGGGCAAATATTTATCTGTATATTTATACGACATATTGCCTTAAGCGAACCTTTTGAAGCAAGAAAACTACCACGATAACCGTTACGGCCAACAAATTGGCCAATAAAGAGGGATATATAATGGCAAAGGGCAATACTATGAAGGTCAATCTTTCGACGATGTTGAGCTTGGATAGGAAATGGCCCTGTATTCCTGCAGATAAGGCAATGACTGCCAGTATCGCCGTTACACAGCCTAATATGATGTGCAATATGTCTCCCTTTAAAAGCAAGTAAGGATTGTATACGAACATATAAGGGACCAAAAAACCGGCCGCAGCTGTAGCTAGCGCAGTAAAACCGGTCTTCATGGGATTAGATTTAGCTATGCCCGAAGCGGCATAGGTGGCCAAAGCAACGGGTGGTGTGACATCTGCCAAAACTCCAAAATAAAGACAAAAAAGGTGAGCCGAAAACATTGGAACGCCCATCTGCGCCAATGCAGGGGCAGCAAGGGTAGAAGTAATAATGTACTGAGCCGTCGTCGGCACTCCCATGCCAAGTATGATCGACCCAATCATGGTGAGTATCAGGGCAAAGGGAAGGATCCCGTGAGAGAGGCTCAACACGAATGAAGAAAAGGCAAGCCCCACTCCGGTAATGCCGATAACTCCGATGATTAATCCCGAACAAGCACAAGCTGCAGCAACTTCCACTGCTCCAATGGCACCGTTTATCAAGGCATCGACGATTCTTTTTGGTGTCATGCGATATTCTTTCTTGCCTCCCCAGGACACCACAACCAAAAGCACCAAAGACCAGAAGACAGCTTTTACGGGCGAATAACCAAGGGCTAAAAAGATGACCAACGTTACTATCGGCAAGAGCAAATGCCATCCTTCTTTGAAGACAATTTTAAGCTTTGGCATGTTTTCAGCGCTGAATTTTTGTAATCCTATTCTTCCCGAACGAAAATGCACCATAAACCATATCGAGGCAAAATATAAAGTGGCTGGCACAGCTGCTGCTACAACTATTTCCCAATAAGAAACGCCTAAAAATTGGGCCATGATAAATGCTGCCGCCCC encodes the following:
- a CDS encoding aminotransferase-like domain-containing protein translates to MSLLGKRVTERIKPSAITEMMILVKKHKAISLTAGEPSSEMYPVDLLRETIEGALRDPGILSYYPLSTGITELREWIAEWMKEDGLLPQSYGGENVIMTNGSQDGLNLVSEAFVEPGNTVLVENPTYPEALLAFGKEGARFVSVPVDKDGPIVEEMERVLSQNKVKLFYTIVNFQNPSGCVTTEERKKRMLELASRYGFLIIEDDPYRYLRYEGEHEGSYIGLAQDEDRVIYLGSFSKIIAPGIRCGYMVVSSKITSQMGELVLATKLSLPAFLQRATWELLRNIDMKAHLAKLADTYRTRRDALHRFLQEKAVPQGMTYDLPKGGFFIWARVPWLKDCFDFAKFAVLEEKVGVVPGAAFYPDVLTADRSTLRLSFAKVPPETAEEAGERLGRALARYKETG
- a CDS encoding type II toxin-antitoxin system RelE family toxin; amino-acid sequence: MNYEVRLSREAVKTLDRMDSKLEKRIRSRLHELSDDPLDPRLSKPLTDMEGLRSSRVGGWRILYTIDNSTNAVIVLAVRPRGQAYRHLR
- a CDS encoding helix-turn-helix domain-containing protein; this encodes MEKLLTPKDAAEILSLSPVTIKKWLWQGKLKGIKVGSVWRIRESDLKAFLKTSNDDEEKLSRDDLEAVKRGLEDIKAGRYVTLKEYEQDKRL
- the fbp gene encoding fructose-1,6-bisphosphate aldolase/phosphatase gives rise to the protein MRVTLTAIKADIGSIGGHIRPSVSLLKEVERSLQPHLGSDFIDFRLSYTGDDIAILMTHTHGTDNPLIHQIAWDAFKAAADVAMKEGLYGAGQDLLKDAFSGNIRGLGPGIAEMEFEERKSEPFLLFAADKTDPGAFNLPLYLAFCDPMYCSGLLLSPNMFKGFKFEIMDVSYTGGDKVIALVAPEELYDIAALLRDPERYVIKAVYSRTTGEIAAVASTTRLHNIAGKYVGKDDPILLVRAQGSFPATGEILEPYALVPYVGGFMRGSHQGPLMPVKQNSSVSFFDGPPIVSCTAYCVKEGKLSEEADAFDHPFWDYVREIASKKAIELRRQGFYGNAMLPYGELEYGGIVERLKALEGKFEIRH
- the panB gene encoding 3-methyl-2-oxobutanoate hydroxymethyltransferase — its product is MSKKSRLDLMKMKEKGEPVAWITAYDFPTASFAEQAGMDMILVGDSLGMVLLGYKGTVPVTMEECITCCKAVRRGAPNTFCIGDMPFMSYQISDEDAVYNAGRFLKEADMDAVKLEGGRRVITRIKAIADAGILVMGHIGLTPQSSGVLGGFKAQGRDPKSARDLIMDARAIEEAGAFALLLEAVPPELTEFITKDLSIPVYSIGAGAPCDGQLLICGDMLGLFQAFTPKFVKKYANVAEVETNAFKRYIEDVKTGKFPEDQHCYHILPETAEEYQKMLEELKRK
- a CDS encoding YkvI family membrane protein — translated: MTKGTGTRAAALSLAFVWFTTHFGGGFSSGRQLVDFYVSYGRYAIFTPFIALTVMAFVYYFAWKGSVVHRAFDYHSWGKKFYGRYSAVFGTANSIMYNLILLTATSVAFATGGSVLKELFGSPYVLNTIIIAVLILLLTIFGAEVVRRAATVMAVLIIGGMVAVYATNLVVNFPLLKQVILQAPSPKGAGGAVWKAITYAGFQVCLIGAFVSVADVLKTKQDVFRASLYGFIVNAVILWLATAGALTHYPAINNEVVPIIYIARHSVGEGAAGGIVSGLILLAVISTGVSCVYGGAKRIVVALQERLGDKATAKGARATHIMSSLVYVAVTWGIALFGLLPLIAKGYGTLGVLAIPLIIIPVLVKGFSETEPKAIPATEAVTK
- a CDS encoding FAD-binding oxidoreductase encodes the protein MSLGENYNKVTPEIIAELKNIAGPDNVATDELAIEAYSYDESGKVYARMPDVVVKPENTQQVSSVMKLANRERIPVTARGAGSGIAGGAIPIEGGIVLSLERMNRVLEIDKINRVAVVEPGVVTNDLCQMVLKEGLMYAGYPMSTETSFIGGNIATNAGGAKVIRYGSTRRHVLGIEVVLPTGDVLELGGRIRKQTWGYDLLQTIIGSEGTLGVVTKAILNLEPAPGDTVTFLAPFPSIEEAVEAVAAILRAGVVLMACEFMDQLSAKCATQYHNTTFPMQDEAKAFLIIQVEGQTPEQLDMYIEKVGETCLEHGAMEVFTAESSTESRNIWKVRESFAEAVRAVDPNASLSGDMVVPMSKISEMVKAVEEAAKKYDITIALGGHIADGNIHPLFFKPDRIPLEEWPDFVENIVDELIGVAISLGGVGSGEHGVGFLKKHTFMKYEAKSKLEVMRGIKRAFDPNGILNPGKLFE
- a CDS encoding MurR/RpiR family transcriptional regulator; the encoded protein is MSLREIIQSKMEQLPRGQKAVALYVLEHAREAVGLTASELGKVVGVSEATVIRFASSLGFPGYPEFREALQESLLDQLKALERHQLYQTVGEGNNFIQSVIRQDLQKGINILATLDDRPIEDLARAICESSCINIVGLRSAKGLAYYFSAYLSWFIPETHVLNADMFLENVINARGDSLFIGISFPRYTKGTVQCLTLARELGKKTAAITDSPLSPLAPHADILVYAPCSHISFIDSFVIPVGLVNAVLLKVADNLGELTTKRLQELERAWAQYGVYEDRE
- a CDS encoding thiolase family protein; the encoded protein is MKRVVILSACRTAGGKFGGGLSRFEASDLGAVAIKEAVKRSGVSIEDIEEVIMGNGWQAGVGANPARIAMFKAGLPQKIPAFTVNIRCGSGIRTIMLGADRIRLGDAKVIVGGGMESASNVPYILPEARWGMRMGDKNALDVLQKDGFLCPLAGMLMGEATESLAEEFHITREEQDEFSLNSHRKACKATEEGLFKDEIVPLSYKDRKKGEIVIDKDEIPRPDTSMEALAKLPPVFKEGGTITAGSSSALCDAGSALVIADEDFAKANGLEPMAEIIGYAAVALEAERFGLSPTLAIPKALERAGLSLDDMDLIEINEAFAAQVIACHRVMPFDIEKLNVHGGAIALGHPIGATGAKILTTLLYALRNHDKELGVASACIGGGQGVAIVVRRLK